Proteins from a single region of Ammoniphilus oxalaticus:
- a CDS encoding glycosyltransferase, with protein sequence MTSFFQLLATIIFVVWVCNFLIHWFGLKRLPRLPIVYRALRDEPFVSVIIAAKDEAPSIAQTMKRLLAQQYGKMELIVVNDRSTDQTGLIAEQTAAQATSGMAIKIIHIDHLPNGWLGKNNALQTGYKQARGDYLLFTDADARFHPDTIRSAISYTLDHQLDHLTLAPFMKARGFWLRGFVHYFMFSLSMVKWPWLPNNDRQRKSGYGIGAFNLLSRNAYEQIGKHEAIAMRPDDDLQLGAKVKQAGLKQRFLVGKQLLEVEWYPSLRDAIVGLEKNMFAGLRYSIPLLIGAILGKLIFYFLPFIAIWFATGWTLLAYGVTIGLILILYTRYTYQMSGERAIEVIVIPLLILLFLFVTIRSCLLTLNRGGMYWRGTFYTLDELRKQQK encoded by the coding sequence TTGACATCGTTTTTTCAGTTGTTAGCCACGATCATCTTTGTCGTTTGGGTCTGTAATTTTTTAATTCATTGGTTTGGACTAAAACGCCTACCGCGCTTACCAATTGTTTATCGCGCGCTGCGTGATGAACCGTTTGTTTCCGTAATTATTGCCGCTAAAGATGAAGCGCCGTCGATTGCTCAAACGATGAAGCGTTTGTTGGCTCAACAGTATGGAAAGATGGAATTGATAGTCGTCAATGATCGTTCAACGGATCAAACGGGGCTCATCGCCGAGCAAACCGCGGCGCAAGCAACAAGTGGAATGGCTATAAAGATCATTCACATTGATCATCTTCCAAACGGCTGGCTAGGCAAAAATAATGCTTTACAGACAGGCTATAAGCAAGCGAGAGGCGATTATCTCTTATTCACCGATGCCGACGCGCGATTTCATCCCGATACGATTCGTTCAGCGATTAGCTATACGCTTGATCATCAACTTGATCATTTGACACTGGCCCCGTTCATGAAAGCGCGGGGTTTTTGGCTACGCGGCTTTGTACATTATTTTATGTTTTCTTTATCGATGGTTAAATGGCCCTGGCTTCCGAACAATGATCGCCAACGAAAATCGGGTTATGGGATCGGAGCCTTTAATCTATTGTCAAGAAATGCTTATGAACAGATCGGTAAGCATGAGGCGATTGCGATGCGTCCAGATGACGATTTACAGTTAGGCGCGAAAGTGAAGCAGGCAGGTTTAAAACAACGCTTCTTGGTTGGTAAACAATTGCTGGAAGTGGAATGGTACCCCAGTTTACGGGACGCAATCGTTGGATTAGAGAAAAATATGTTTGCAGGCCTTCGCTATTCCATTCCGCTTTTAATTGGGGCCATCTTAGGGAAATTGATCTTCTATTTTCTTCCTTTTATTGCGATTTGGTTTGCTACAGGATGGACACTACTTGCCTATGGCGTGACGATCGGGTTGATTTTAATTCTCTATACGCGTTATACGTATCAAATGAGCGGGGAACGAGCGATAGAGGTAATCGTCATACCACTGCTCATTCTATTGTTCCTATTTGTTACAATCCGCTCCTGTTTGCTTACCTTAAACAGGGGGGGCATGTACTGGCGCGGCACGTTTTACACTTTAGACGAACTGAGGAAACAGCAGAAGTAA
- the pdaA gene encoding delta-lactam-biosynthetic de-N-acetylase, whose amino-acid sequence MSRHLFRASMLAILCLLVLQPLAFGSAYSDKPFHFGFKKSKNGEVASIDQEGFKEILEKHEAIFLGDTSKKELYLTFDNGYENGFTPQILDTLKEKKAPATFFVTGHYIKQEPELLQRMVKEGHIIGNHSWNHPDITTVSNEKMENELNSVRDAVLESAGQKEMKFLRTPRGIFNERTLAVSKELGYTNVFWSIAYMDWDVKSIKGWQHAFDKVTSQLHPGAVILLHSISKDNADALGKIIDEARKQGYEFKSLDELTTKHY is encoded by the coding sequence ATGAGCAGACATCTCTTCCGCGCCTCTATGTTAGCAATCCTCTGTTTACTTGTATTGCAACCGCTTGCTTTCGGGTCCGCATATTCGGACAAGCCATTTCATTTTGGATTTAAAAAGTCGAAAAATGGCGAAGTCGCCTCGATCGATCAAGAGGGATTTAAAGAAATTTTGGAAAAACATGAAGCGATCTTCCTTGGAGATACAAGCAAGAAAGAGTTGTATCTTACTTTTGACAATGGATACGAGAATGGTTTTACCCCACAAATATTAGATACGCTTAAGGAAAAGAAAGCGCCCGCAACCTTTTTCGTAACAGGTCATTATATTAAGCAGGAACCTGAATTGTTACAGCGAATGGTAAAAGAGGGACATATTATTGGCAACCATTCATGGAATCACCCGGACATTACTACAGTTTCTAACGAAAAGATGGAAAATGAGCTTAATTCCGTGCGCGATGCTGTTCTTGAGAGCGCGGGACAAAAGGAAATGAAGTTTTTAAGAACACCGCGGGGTATTTTCAATGAACGCACTTTAGCAGTAAGTAAAGAATTGGGTTACACGAATGTGTTCTGGTCGATTGCCTATATGGATTGGGATGTAAAGTCCATCAAGGGTTGGCAGCATGCCTTCGATAAAGTAACTTCCCAATTACACCCAGGAGCTGTCATTTTATTGCACTCCATTTCTAAAGATAATGCGGATGCGCTCGGAAAGATCATTGATGAAGCCCGTAAACAGGGGTATGAGTTTAAAAGTTTAGACGAGTTAACGACAAAACATTATTAA
- the coaA gene encoding type I pantothenate kinase, whose translation MNYYLPFIEFNRDDWASLLDETYVPLSEAELQRLKGVNEKISIQEVEDIYIPLTRLLHLYVNAYQELQQQNNQYLGSRAKKSPYIIGIAGSVAVGKSTTARLLQTLLSRLSNRPNVSLVTTDGFLYPNEILEKKGIMNRKGFPESYDRRKLLQFISDVKAGKPAVKAPIYSHLEYDILPDQFEVVDNPDILIFEGLNVLQTNRSDRVFVSDFFDFSIYVDADQENIKRWYIERFLLLRDTAFRDPDSYFRVYANISEEEAIEKASQVWKEINEVNLYRNILPTRGRAKMILRKGPHHHMEKIYLRNL comes from the coding sequence ATGAACTATTACTTACCATTTATAGAATTTAATAGAGATGATTGGGCTTCATTGTTAGATGAAACCTATGTTCCTTTATCTGAAGCGGAGCTGCAACGACTAAAAGGGGTAAATGAAAAAATCTCCATCCAAGAGGTTGAGGACATTTATATCCCTTTGACTCGTCTGCTTCACCTATATGTTAACGCTTACCAAGAGCTACAACAGCAAAATAATCAATATTTAGGCAGTCGCGCCAAAAAATCTCCCTATATCATTGGAATTGCTGGAAGTGTGGCGGTCGGTAAAAGCACTACAGCTCGCTTGTTGCAAACACTCCTATCTCGACTTTCCAACCGTCCAAATGTAAGCCTTGTAACGACCGACGGATTTCTATATCCGAATGAAATTTTGGAGAAGAAAGGGATTATGAATCGAAAAGGATTCCCTGAAAGTTATGATAGACGGAAACTGCTGCAATTTATTTCGGACGTAAAAGCAGGGAAACCCGCTGTTAAAGCGCCAATCTACTCTCACTTGGAGTATGATATTTTGCCGGATCAATTTGAAGTCGTTGATAACCCGGACATCCTCATTTTCGAAGGGCTGAACGTGTTGCAAACAAATCGAAGTGATCGCGTATTTGTCAGCGATTTCTTTGATTTCTCCATTTACGTCGACGCCGATCAAGAAAATATTAAGCGTTGGTATATCGAACGATTCCTATTATTGCGCGATACCGCATTCCGTGACCCCGACTCGTATTTTCGCGTCTATGCTAATATTTCGGAGGAAGAAGCGATTGAGAAGGCATCGCAAGTTTGGAAAGAGATCAATGAAGTAAATTTGTATCGTAATATCTTGCCGACACGCGGTCGAGCTAAAATGATTTTGCGAAAAGGACCACACCATCATATGGAAAAGATTTACCTTCGCAACTTATAA
- a CDS encoding TenA family transcriptional regulator: protein MSNGILLENYQQVEQEMDRLVQEAFFQADFLQTLVNGDYTEAQLRYFTIQYSYYSRHFPRVLGAAISAMAPIDTWWVPLAENLWDEAGKGIPGKAHEKLYLTFMLTVDPSIKTDEHGIPRDEPISPAVETAIQTFIDFFRMASPLEAMAAVGLGSELFAGDVMGQIGKGFKHPNYNRKREINVLFWDVHADEHEPHHYQLCKDILEQFTEPQDLRTMLDVGRRIAESEALMYQHLHEEMMKR, encoded by the coding sequence TTGTCCAACGGGATCTTACTCGAAAACTATCAACAAGTTGAACAGGAAATGGATCGGCTTGTACAAGAAGCGTTTTTTCAAGCTGATTTTTTACAAACATTAGTGAATGGGGATTATACCGAGGCGCAGTTACGTTATTTTACGATTCAATACAGTTATTATAGTCGCCATTTTCCAAGAGTGTTAGGCGCAGCGATTTCCGCGATGGCGCCAATTGATACATGGTGGGTTCCTTTAGCGGAAAATCTGTGGGATGAGGCGGGCAAAGGCATTCCCGGAAAAGCCCACGAAAAACTTTATCTTACGTTTATGCTAACCGTCGATCCGAGCATTAAAACAGATGAACACGGAATTCCGCGCGATGAACCAATCTCGCCCGCGGTTGAAACAGCGATACAAACATTCATTGATTTTTTCCGAATGGCTTCGCCGTTAGAAGCAATGGCCGCAGTCGGGCTCGGTTCTGAGTTGTTCGCAGGCGATGTGATGGGGCAGATTGGGAAAGGATTTAAACATCCAAATTATAACCGTAAACGTGAAATTAACGTTTTATTTTGGGACGTGCATGCCGACGAACACGAACCACATCACTACCAGCTTTGCAAGGATATTTTGGAGCAATTTACTGAACCGCAAGATTTGCGGACGATGCTTGATGTCGGCCGTCGCATCGCAGAATCAGAAGCATTGATGTACCAACATTTACATGAAGAAATGATGAAGCGATAA
- the epsC gene encoding serine O-acetyltransferase EpsC, whose protein sequence is MQYLESMITQLPQVVRRLQQEFQNNPIKTSPSSVNRETIVQLMDDFQQVLFPGHFGPQEFVYNPTTLMEHLGSIHWTLARQIHDSEDHECCASNDPETKKNDAHCCKRFKESFKIASQLIEKLPTIRHMLAHDVQAAYDGDPATGSYEEIILSYPGIYAIMSHRLAHELHTLGVRLIPRIMTEHAHNLTGIDIHPGATIGSHFFIDHGTGVVIGETCEIGNHVKVYQGVTLGALSFKTDEVGNLVRGTKRHPTIEDHVTIYSGATILGGNTVIGEGSVIGGNVWLIQSVPANSKIISKPAIEWR, encoded by the coding sequence GTGCAATACCTTGAAAGTATGATTACCCAACTTCCACAAGTTGTCCGACGTTTACAACAGGAATTTCAAAATAATCCGATCAAAACGTCTCCAAGTTCGGTTAATCGAGAAACAATTGTGCAATTGATGGATGATTTTCAACAAGTGTTATTTCCGGGTCATTTTGGTCCCCAAGAGTTCGTCTATAATCCGACTACTTTAATGGAGCATCTCGGCAGTATTCATTGGACATTGGCCAGACAAATCCATGATAGCGAGGATCATGAATGTTGCGCCTCAAACGATCCAGAAACGAAAAAAAATGATGCGCATTGCTGTAAGCGATTCAAGGAGTCATTTAAAATTGCTAGTCAATTGATTGAAAAATTGCCAACGATTAGACACATGTTGGCTCATGATGTGCAAGCGGCTTATGATGGGGATCCCGCCACAGGAAGCTATGAAGAAATTATCTTGTCATATCCAGGCATTTACGCAATCATGTCCCATCGTCTAGCGCATGAGTTGCATACGTTAGGTGTTCGTTTAATTCCCCGGATCATGACAGAACATGCTCACAACCTAACAGGAATTGATATTCATCCAGGGGCTACAATCGGAAGTCACTTCTTTATTGATCATGGTACGGGCGTAGTTATTGGCGAGACCTGCGAGATTGGTAACCATGTAAAAGTATATCAAGGGGTTACACTCGGCGCCCTCAGCTTTAAAACAGATGAGGTTGGGAATCTTGTGCGCGGAACGAAGCGTCATCCGACCATTGAGGATCATGTCACGATTTATTCTGGGGCGACGATCCTTGGCGGGAATACGGTCATCGGAGAAGGTTCCGTGATTGGAGGGAACGTTTGGTTAATTCAAAGTGTTCCCGCGAACAGCAAAATCATTTCCAAACCAGCCATTGAATGGCGATAA
- a CDS encoding threonine/serine exporter family protein, which yields MIILQQLLTSFCASAGFGIIFQAPRVSIIKCGFVGMTGWIVYFSLAQADVDAVVATLAGAFVVAILSQIMARRYKKPSIIFSVMGIIPLVPGGLAYHATRNFVENEYGLALTLAAKAFMLSGAITLGLVCSEVIEQVWQKRKQKKIGVESSR from the coding sequence ATCATTATTTTACAACAATTGCTGACGAGTTTTTGCGCATCAGCCGGATTTGGGATCATTTTTCAAGCGCCGCGGGTTTCTATTATAAAATGCGGTTTTGTCGGAATGACGGGGTGGATCGTTTATTTTTCCCTGGCCCAAGCAGACGTGGACGCCGTCGTGGCGACGTTAGCTGGCGCGTTTGTCGTTGCGATTTTGAGCCAAATCATGGCCCGTCGCTACAAAAAACCGAGTATCATTTTCAGTGTAATGGGAATCATTCCACTCGTTCCAGGCGGGCTCGCTTATCACGCCACCCGAAATTTTGTAGAGAATGAGTATGGGCTAGCGCTCACTTTGGCGGCAAAAGCTTTCATGCTATCAGGGGCGATCACGCTCGGTCTCGTTTGCTCTGAGGTAATTGAGCAAGTTTGGCAAAAGAGGAAGCAAAAGAAGATTGGCGTAGAATCAAGTCGTTAA
- a CDS encoding threonine/serine exporter family protein: MERIQDKSCLPLDVCLLAGKIMLQNGAETYRVEDTMVRMAAAAGFEQSHSFVTPTGIIFSMEGIEPTKLIRIKDRFTNLEKVTMVNQLSRQMATGEFLLEDIYQQLREIERSGDTYSISAQIAAAAIASGCFVIMFKGQWIDFLPALFTGGLGFSAVIFFHRIVEIRFFAEFFAALLIGAAALGLVYLGLGHQLDKIIIGAVMPLVPGLLITNAVRDLLAGHLIAGLSKGAEAFLTAFAIGTGVAVVFSFL; this comes from the coding sequence ATGGAAAGAATACAGGATAAATCTTGTTTGCCCCTCGATGTTTGTTTATTAGCCGGGAAAATTATGCTACAAAATGGAGCCGAAACTTATCGTGTTGAAGATACAATGGTCCGCATGGCAGCAGCCGCGGGCTTTGAACAATCGCACAGTTTTGTGACGCCAACTGGAATTATTTTTTCCATGGAAGGAATTGAACCAACTAAGTTAATTCGAATAAAAGATCGATTTACGAATTTAGAAAAAGTCACGATGGTTAATCAGCTTTCTAGGCAAATGGCTACAGGAGAGTTCTTATTGGAGGACATCTATCAACAACTGCGGGAGATTGAACGAAGCGGCGATACTTATTCAATTAGCGCTCAGATTGCTGCGGCCGCGATTGCTAGCGGCTGTTTTGTCATTATGTTCAAAGGACAGTGGATTGATTTTCTTCCCGCGCTATTCACAGGCGGGCTCGGCTTTTCCGCTGTCATTTTCTTTCATCGAATTGTAGAAATTAGATTCTTTGCGGAATTTTTTGCTGCTCTGTTGATTGGCGCCGCTGCCCTTGGGCTTGTTTACTTAGGACTGGGCCACCAGCTAGATAAGATCATCATTGGAGCGGTCATGCCGCTTGTGCCTGGATTGTTAATCACCAACGCAGTGCGTGATCTATTAGCGGGTCACTTAATAGCGGGGTTATCGAAAGGAGCAGAAGCATTTCTAACTGCATTTGCAATCGGGACGGGCGTAGCGGTAGTGTTTTCATTTTTATAA
- a CDS encoding ABC transporter substrate-binding protein, with protein sequence MRKFFAASCAALLLLTGCSSNETQTEDETGKSEMVKIGITQIVEHPSLDENRRGFIAALKDAGYENKKNLLIDYQNAQDDMNNSISIGQKLVGDKNDLILAISTPSALSAVKAAEGTDIPVVFSAVTDPMDANLVTDYDKPGGNVTGVSDMDPDNFYHAVKAIKDFYPNAKKVGVLYNSGEQNSVQTFAVVEKHMQELGLEAVKASASRSSEVQQAAESLIGQVDAFAYFQDNTVASALESVIKLANEHQIPFFAGDVDSVKRGAFAAYGFEQYDMGYKAGQIAVEILNGKKVGDIPVVFPEGVQLYIHEQTAELLGLELTPEQTQDAVIVGKE encoded by the coding sequence ATGAGAAAGTTTTTTGCAGCATCATGCGCAGCATTATTATTACTAACGGGTTGTAGTTCAAATGAAACACAAACAGAGGACGAAACAGGCAAGTCCGAGATGGTCAAAATTGGAATTACACAGATTGTCGAGCATCCATCTTTGGATGAAAATAGGAGAGGTTTCATAGCCGCTTTGAAAGACGCCGGTTATGAAAATAAAAAGAATCTTCTAATCGATTATCAAAACGCCCAAGATGATATGAACAATAGCATCTCAATCGGGCAGAAGTTGGTCGGCGACAAGAACGACTTAATACTCGCTATTTCTACGCCGAGCGCTTTATCCGCAGTAAAGGCAGCGGAAGGAACCGACATTCCGGTTGTTTTCTCAGCTGTGACGGATCCAATGGATGCCAATTTGGTGACGGATTATGATAAACCAGGCGGAAATGTAACGGGTGTTTCTGACATGGACCCAGATAACTTTTACCATGCAGTAAAGGCGATTAAAGATTTCTATCCGAATGCAAAAAAGGTAGGGGTGCTCTATAATTCCGGTGAACAAAATTCCGTTCAAACATTTGCCGTTGTTGAAAAACATATGCAAGAGCTCGGACTTGAGGCAGTCAAAGCTTCCGCTTCTAGGAGCTCCGAAGTTCAACAAGCCGCGGAATCACTCATTGGACAAGTCGATGCATTCGCTTATTTTCAAGACAATACCGTAGCCAGCGCGTTAGAGTCTGTTATTAAGCTAGCGAACGAGCATCAAATTCCTTTCTTTGCCGGAGACGTAGACTCTGTGAAGCGTGGCGCATTTGCCGCTTACGGTTTTGAGCAGTATGACATGGGATACAAAGCAGGGCAAATCGCGGTTGAAATATTGAATGGCAAAAAAGTCGGCGATATTCCTGTCGTTTTCCCCGAAGGTGTTCAATTGTATATTCATGAACAAACTGCTGAATTATTAGGACTTGAACTGACGCCTGAACAAACCCAAGATGCTGTCATAGTTGGGAAAGAATAG
- a CDS encoding methionine aminopeptidase, producing MDLLNGIMQWSRDREEKRMARMREQGKCPTCAGRGIDYPIGLSEFVYYPVGECFDCAGSGNYADWAELNPPSDLR from the coding sequence ATGGATCTATTAAATGGGATCATGCAGTGGAGTCGGGATCGAGAGGAAAAACGGATGGCCCGCATGCGGGAGCAAGGCAAATGTCCCACATGCGCGGGAAGAGGGATCGATTATCCGATTGGTCTTTCAGAATTCGTATACTATCCCGTCGGTGAATGCTTCGACTGCGCGGGCAGCGGCAATTATGCGGATTGGGCGGAACTGAACCCGCCGTCTGACCTACGTTAA